Proteins encoded within one genomic window of Methanosarcina barkeri str. Wiesmoor:
- a CDS encoding thioredoxin family protein, with amino-acid sequence MKIEILGTGCPKCKKTKEIIEKVLKQTGVEAEVIKVEDVEKILNYGVMVTPAVAIDGEVKVAGKVPDEKDIRKWVTQ; translated from the coding sequence ATGAAGATCGAAATTCTCGGAACTGGTTGTCCAAAATGCAAAAAAACAAAAGAAATTATTGAAAAAGTACTGAAGCAGACTGGCGTAGAAGCTGAAGTAATTAAAGTTGAGGACGTTGAAAAGATCCTGAACTACGGCGTTATGGTCACTCCTGCAGTTGCTATTGATGGAGAAGTAAAAGTTGCAGGTAAGGTTCCAGACGAAAAAGATATTCGAAAATGGGTTACTCAATAA
- a CDS encoding DsrE family protein: MRSVFYLLDTAPYGSEKAFGALNAAAVSLGKMDVTLGLYGDGVYLAVAGQDSRKLGLPNLTDILYAYGELRVLVHEPSLMERHLFGETLIETLELTDEEDFFEVMKSSDGVISF, encoded by the coding sequence ATGAGATCAGTTTTTTATCTGCTGGATACAGCACCATACGGCAGTGAAAAAGCTTTTGGAGCATTGAATGCAGCTGCAGTAAGCCTTGGGAAGATGGATGTGACTCTCGGTCTTTATGGCGATGGAGTTTATCTTGCGGTTGCAGGTCAAGACAGCAGAAAGCTTGGATTACCAAACCTTACAGATATTCTTTATGCATACGGGGAGTTGAGAGTACTTGTGCATGAACCCTCGCTGATGGAAAGGCACCTTTTTGGAGAAACTTTGATAGAAACTCTAGAACTGACCGACGAAGAAGATTTTTTTGAAGTAATGAAAAGCTCGGATGGTGTTATCTCGTTTTAA
- a CDS encoding DUF6951 family protein gives MTEFTVNSTICGFVHKIRGSKKGNKIIVDIETPCEKIKKFSHMEVPMMEILDIKNNYVIDRAQEAQCSSNCLVPCAVLNLCRLESGFLAKSLVKKAGSISIEFNEV, from the coding sequence TTGACTGAATTTACTGTAAATTCTACTATCTGTGGGTTTGTTCACAAGATACGTGGAAGCAAAAAAGGAAATAAAATTATTGTTGACATTGAAACTCCATGTGAAAAGATAAAGAAGTTCTCTCACATGGAAGTTCCCATGATGGAAATTCTGGATATCAAAAACAACTATGTGATTGATAGAGCACAGGAAGCACAGTGCTCCTCAAACTGTCTTGTGCCCTGTGCAGTGCTCAATCTCTGCAGGTTGGAAAGTGGTTTCCTTGCAAAATCTCTCGTAAAAAAAGCGGGTAGCATTAGCATCGAGTTCAATGAAGTTTAA
- a CDS encoding DsrE/DsrF/TusD sulfur relay family protein, translating into MKTLTIVLTDGPYISEYAEIAYKLARAALKQYKVNIFLYLDAVHIPKKSQDPSFFTSAGQLFSGLTEKGVVIRACARCASARGYIPEEEIIQGSNCRDYLPGIRITSLYELSEMLNKSDRVISLSR; encoded by the coding sequence TTGAAGACACTAACAATAGTACTCACTGATGGCCCTTACATCTCTGAGTACGCTGAGATCGCCTACAAACTAGCCAGGGCTGCACTTAAACAATATAAAGTAAACATATTTCTGTACCTGGATGCGGTGCATATCCCAAAAAAGAGCCAGGATCCGTCCTTCTTTACCAGTGCAGGACAACTGTTTTCCGGACTTACGGAAAAAGGGGTCGTTATTCGAGCCTGTGCGCGATGCGCCAGTGCAAGAGGCTACATTCCAGAAGAGGAGATTATACAGGGAAGTAACTGCAGAGATTATCTCCCTGGAATAAGAATTACTAGCCTTTATGAGCTGTCGGAAATGTTGAACAAAAGTGACAGAGTAATTTCACTTTCAAGATAA
- a CDS encoding carboxymuconolactone decarboxylase family protein, with product MSFLDEMLPETAEAFGQMRNSIFKDGYLDLKTKELIAIASSVLMRCQFCVDTHSQRAIAAGATKEEIAETISVAMFVAAGTQIGWTNIYRENIYDKIFEKDKREEDCCCCCKD from the coding sequence ATGTCATTTTTGGATGAAATGTTACCTGAAACTGCGGAAGCTTTTGGACAAATGAGAAATTCCATATTCAAAGATGGTTATCTGGATCTTAAAACCAAAGAACTTATAGCCATTGCCTCCTCTGTCCTTATGCGTTGTCAGTTTTGCGTTGATACACATTCGCAAAGAGCGATTGCTGCAGGAGCTACAAAGGAGGAAATTGCCGAAACGATTTCAGTCGCTATGTTTGTTGCTGCAGGCACACAGATAGGGTGGACAAACATATACAGGGAAAATATATACGACAAAATCTTTGAAAAGGATAAGAGAGAAGAAGACTGTTGTTGCTGCTGTAAGGACTAA
- a CDS encoding helix-turn-helix transcriptional regulator, with amino-acid sequence MSGGTSETKLVNFAMGNKTRRKIINFLANGHRNVEEIEALVGNNTIDFHLKILQDADPIELTERTAKISEHGKNFWISNKKAALKKLKIFLRQSLWRLWKFDSFCPV; translated from the coding sequence ATGTCAGGAGGTACGAGTGAGACAAAGTTGGTGAATTTTGCTATGGGCAATAAGACCCGAAGGAAAATAATAAACTTCCTTGCAAACGGCCATAGAAATGTTGAGGAGATTGAAGCTCTAGTCGGGAATAATACAATTGATTTCCATCTGAAGATTTTGCAAGATGCAGACCCGATTGAGTTAACAGAAAGAACTGCGAAAATCAGTGAACATGGCAAAAATTTCTGGATAAGTAACAAAAAAGCAGCATTGAAGAAATTAAAGATCTTTCTAAGGCAAAGCCTGTGGAGATTGTGGAAGTTCGACAGCTTTTGTCCTGTATAG
- a CDS encoding glycosyltransferase family 4 protein: MEKHKIAMISDWYFPKVGGIEYSMHTLAKTLSMHGYEVSVITRSYPGVPEYSKRDGVSVIRLKGRPLPGQSRFLMPGAYKELFNLLKDGDYEIVNCHGLDSPIGMIALIVSRKLGIPVVVTNHSLVGDTPYSSLLYLAGKLLLKNTDAVIAVSSAVEKDSNLMTKKPIYRIFNGVDSEDKIIKVPFPVNTEGKLVIVTVARMTRKKGVQNIVDLAPLLLEKHKNLLFVMIGDGPLREKLESTVEESGLSGNFYFTGEVSREKVLGYLEQADIFALPSSNEAFGISILEAMSKEVPVVAMNNSGVSDIIRNGVNGYLADSLTEFSDYLENLIEKQALRTSFSRKALRGLSNYDWNLICKQTSKVYTSVIYEKYHNNR, from the coding sequence ATGGAAAAACACAAAATTGCAATGATCAGTGATTGGTATTTTCCAAAGGTAGGAGGAATCGAGTATTCAATGCACACCCTTGCTAAAACCTTGAGCATGCATGGATATGAGGTGAGCGTTATTACAAGAAGCTATCCGGGTGTTCCTGAATACAGTAAAAGGGATGGAGTATCAGTGATAAGGCTCAAAGGTAGACCTTTGCCAGGACAGAGTCGATTTCTCATGCCCGGCGCATATAAAGAACTCTTCAACCTTTTAAAGGATGGGGATTATGAGATTGTTAATTGCCATGGATTGGATTCACCCATAGGCATGATTGCTCTTATTGTCTCCCGAAAACTTGGAATTCCCGTAGTAGTTACCAATCACTCCCTGGTAGGAGATACACCATATAGTTCGCTTTTATATCTTGCAGGTAAATTGCTTCTAAAGAATACCGACGCTGTAATTGCAGTTAGTTCAGCAGTTGAAAAAGACTCAAATCTGATGACAAAAAAACCGATTTACCGTATTTTCAACGGGGTAGATTCTGAAGATAAAATCATCAAAGTCCCTTTCCCTGTTAATACCGAAGGAAAACTTGTAATCGTCACAGTTGCACGCATGACAAGGAAAAAGGGCGTTCAAAACATTGTAGATCTAGCCCCTTTACTTCTGGAAAAACATAAAAATTTGCTGTTTGTAATGATAGGAGACGGCCCACTCAGGGAAAAGCTTGAAAGCACGGTAGAAGAGTCAGGTTTATCCGGAAATTTCTACTTTACAGGGGAAGTATCAAGGGAAAAAGTGCTGGGATATCTGGAACAGGCAGATATCTTTGCCCTTCCTTCGAGTAATGAAGCTTTTGGAATTTCGATTCTGGAGGCAATGTCAAAAGAGGTTCCTGTTGTAGCAATGAATAATAGTGGGGTTTCGGATATTATCAGAAATGGAGTAAATGGCTATCTTGCAGACAGCCTTACAGAATTTTCAGACTATCTTGAGAACCTTATAGAAAAACAGGCCCTGCGAACTTCCTTTTCCAGGAAGGCTTTAAGAGGGCTTTCAAATTATGACTGGAACCTGATCTGTAAACAGACAAGCAAGGTATATACAAGTGTCATTTATGAAAAATATCACAATAACCGTTGA
- a CDS encoding cytochrome c biogenesis CcdA family protein, whose amino-acid sequence MFSNFLPVAAFFAGVVSVLSPCILPVIPAVFAYSTGEGKFRPIAIILGLSLSFTCMGIVTSIFGATLTAYLDYLNIFAEVLLIIMGISLLFDLNTFNIFGKFSSLANSKREGLLGGFLLGLSLGIVWLPCVGPVLGSILTMVAVSGEVVYGGLMLFIYSLGFSVPMLLVAYSASFSSTRLQKVSKFGFPLKKVAGFIILGVGFYMVYKNHFSGI is encoded by the coding sequence ATGTTTTCCAATTTTTTACCAGTTGCAGCTTTTTTTGCGGGAGTCGTTAGTGTGCTCTCTCCATGTATCCTGCCTGTAATTCCGGCAGTTTTTGCATACTCAACTGGAGAAGGAAAGTTCAGACCAATTGCAATCATATTAGGTTTGTCTCTTTCCTTTACTTGCATGGGAATTGTTACTTCTATTTTTGGGGCAACGCTTACAGCTTATCTCGATTACCTTAACATTTTTGCAGAAGTTCTTCTGATCATAATGGGCATTTCGCTACTATTTGATTTAAACACATTCAACATTTTCGGAAAATTTTCATCCCTTGCAAACTCTAAACGAGAAGGCCTTTTAGGAGGGTTTTTACTTGGGCTTTCTCTTGGGATTGTCTGGCTTCCGTGTGTTGGCCCAGTACTGGGTTCAATCCTTACAATGGTTGCTGTTTCAGGCGAAGTTGTTTATGGAGGATTAATGCTTTTCATATATTCTCTTGGTTTTTCAGTTCCAATGCTTCTTGTTGCTTATTCTGCAAGTTTTTCTTCCACGAGGCTTCAGAAAGTTTCAAAATTCGGTTTTCCATTAAAAAAAGTTGCAGGCTTTATAATTCTAGGAGTCGGCTTTTATATGGTTTATAAGAACCATTTCAGCGGTATCTGA
- a CDS encoding putative zinc-binding protein — protein MAEETKCACGSANVAIFPCTGASNVGQLSNKTAIELEKQNFGNLMCTVGIGARAPGLMKSAEASERIIAIDGCPVNCASKTLELAGFKVDRHIVISELGIKKDKDKNLKDNEISEAFEKTLEILQSE, from the coding sequence ATGGCAGAAGAGACAAAGTGTGCATGTGGTTCGGCAAACGTGGCAATTTTCCCATGTACTGGGGCTTCAAATGTGGGACAACTTTCAAATAAGACCGCGATAGAGCTCGAAAAACAAAACTTTGGAAATCTGATGTGTACCGTAGGAATCGGGGCTAGAGCCCCCGGACTCATGAAATCTGCCGAGGCTTCAGAAAGGATAATTGCAATTGATGGCTGCCCGGTGAACTGTGCAAGCAAAACTCTCGAACTTGCAGGTTTTAAAGTGGATCGACATATTGTAATTTCTGAGTTAGGAATTAAAAAGGATAAAGACAAGAATCTCAAGGACAATGAAATCTCAGAAGCTTTTGAAAAAACTCTTGAGATACTGCAGTCCGAATGA
- a CDS encoding polysaccharide deacetylase family protein — MKNITITVDVEEDCPPMLTSTRGMEEGLPELLDLFKKEGIKATFFVTGMMAEQYPDLIHRIPKEGHELGCHGYAHSRFDRMEKEEARTALKQAGKVLRQFERKLVSFRAPNLQFPKNYLKLLEDEGFRYDSSIAAYKPPFSRSKVEGKIIRIPATITSSFIRLPPGFFIPLLKRWESPVIFVHPWEFVDMSNTSIRLDCKFNTGEKALNNLKLLIRTLKTQHYGFLTLQERAKLEKYE, encoded by the coding sequence ATGAAAAATATCACAATAACCGTTGATGTGGAAGAAGACTGTCCCCCGATGCTTACAAGTACGAGAGGCATGGAAGAAGGACTGCCTGAGTTACTGGATCTTTTCAAAAAAGAAGGGATAAAAGCAACCTTTTTTGTTACAGGAATGATGGCTGAGCAATATCCGGACCTTATACACAGAATTCCGAAAGAAGGACACGAACTTGGATGTCATGGATATGCCCATTCTCGTTTTGACCGGATGGAAAAAGAAGAAGCCAGAACTGCTCTCAAGCAGGCTGGAAAAGTTCTGAGGCAGTTTGAAAGGAAGCTGGTTTCTTTCAGGGCTCCAAACCTGCAGTTCCCGAAAAATTATCTTAAGCTTCTGGAAGATGAGGGTTTCAGGTACGACTCGTCCATTGCAGCATATAAACCTCCGTTTTCCCGGAGCAAAGTTGAAGGCAAAATAATAAGGATTCCGGCGACGATTACCTCTTCATTTATAAGGCTGCCTCCGGGATTTTTTATCCCGTTACTCAAGCGCTGGGAATCTCCTGTCATCTTTGTCCATCCCTGGGAATTCGTGGATATGTCAAACACATCTATACGCCTGGACTGCAAGTTCAATACTGGAGAAAAAGCCCTAAACAACCTTAAACTTCTGATCCGTACCTTAAAAACCCAACACTACGGTTTTTTAACTCTGCAAGAAAGAGCAAAACTTGAAAAATATGAATAA
- a CDS encoding helix-turn-helix transcriptional regulator: protein MSYCCPADPEKKKEWEEKMLQEIDFLDNDIKTASEIFRALGHPIRLKIAYFLSQRDHCVCELIFKLNERQNLVSHHLTILKNCGIVEAYSSSKWHFYRLNPEFEDIFDIIKQLQNKKSE from the coding sequence ATGAGCTATTGTTGTCCTGCCGACCCTGAGAAAAAGAAGGAATGGGAAGAAAAAATGCTCCAGGAAATCGATTTTCTGGACAATGACATAAAGACGGCCAGTGAGATATTCAGAGCTCTTGGGCATCCTATAAGGCTGAAGATTGCTTATTTTCTCTCGCAGAGAGACCACTGCGTCTGCGAGCTGATTTTTAAGCTAAATGAAAGGCAGAACTTGGTTTCCCACCATCTAACAATCCTGAAAAACTGTGGGATCGTCGAAGCCTACAGCAGTTCAAAATGGCATTTTTACAGATTGAATCCTGAATTTGAAGATATTTTTGATATTATTAAGCAGTTACAAAACAAAAAATCCGAATAA
- the tusB gene encoding sulfurtransferase complex subunit TusB, translating to MKQEQSDVFLLTKSPFSPRSEFCLKLAACSGKARIYLAGDGVYHLLTGIEEQQEFKIYACKEDLEARAIRAGDKVTVLDDFYTDFIEDIMEHCRHEYTF from the coding sequence ATGAAACAAGAACAATCGGATGTGTTCCTGCTGACAAAGTCTCCCTTCAGCCCGAGATCGGAGTTCTGTCTTAAACTGGCTGCCTGTTCTGGGAAAGCCAGAATCTACCTTGCAGGAGATGGAGTCTATCACCTGCTTACCGGAATAGAAGAACAACAAGAGTTCAAAATTTACGCATGTAAAGAAGACCTGGAAGCCAGAGCTATAAGGGCAGGAGATAAAGTGACAGTCCTGGATGACTTTTACACCGATTTTATAGAGGATATAATGGAGCATTGCAGGCATGAATACACATTTTAA
- a CDS encoding epoxyqueuosine reductase: MELKNKIETIIKNTVANSDTETRYCEPIIGFASTTDPIFIEIKQIVGLHHLNPKEIFPEAKTVVAFFLPFDKELVKQNLKSGVVKESIQASVDTSHLIGEINEKIKTELAKDGITAIVPKAIFDYKNKGFNVSWSHKSAAYAAGIGTFGVNQMLITKAGCSGRIGSLLISAEIPPTPRPKEEFCRHKRGEKCLVCVDRCQSGALSSNGFDKEKCFMQLQEDIKAYPELNQHGCGKCTTGPCTLDPAELDEDSVKSLTTNVI, encoded by the coding sequence ATGGAACTAAAAAACAAGATTGAGACTATAATAAAGAACACCGTAGCAAATTCAGATACTGAAACCAGATATTGTGAGCCTATCATAGGTTTTGCTTCTACTACCGATCCTATTTTTATAGAAATTAAACAAATCGTAGGTCTTCATCATTTAAATCCAAAAGAAATCTTTCCTGAAGCAAAGACCGTTGTCGCTTTTTTCTTGCCATTTGATAAAGAGCTTGTGAAACAGAACTTGAAATCAGGTGTGGTAAAGGAATCTATTCAGGCTAGTGTAGATACTTCTCACCTTATCGGAGAAATCAATGAAAAAATCAAAACTGAACTTGCAAAAGATGGCATTACAGCAATTGTACCTAAAGCGATTTTCGATTATAAAAATAAGGGGTTTAATGTTTCATGGTCTCACAAAAGCGCCGCTTATGCTGCCGGAATTGGCACTTTCGGAGTTAACCAAATGTTGATTACGAAAGCTGGATGTTCAGGTCGAATCGGATCTCTGCTGATTTCTGCCGAAATTCCTCCTACTCCACGTCCAAAAGAAGAGTTCTGTAGACACAAAAGAGGAGAAAAATGCCTTGTATGTGTGGATAGATGTCAATCCGGCGCTCTTAGTTCAAATGGGTTTGATAAAGAAAAGTGTTTCATGCAGCTTCAAGAAGATATAAAAGCTTACCCTGAACTTAATCAACATGGCTGTGGGAAGTGCACCACTGGCCCCTGTACCCTAGATCCTGCTGAGTTAGACGAGGATTCTGTAAAGTCTTTGACAACTAATGTCATATAA
- a CDS encoding arsenite methyltransferase, producing MDASEKKQVIKEKYGKIAMLGGSCCSSGCCGDSSAIDLSKSIGYSDNDINAVPDANLGLGCGNPTAFAELKPGDVVLDLGSGAGFDCFLAAQKVGKSGKVIGVDMTQAMVEKAQANSQKYGYTNVEFRLGDIEALPVENGSVDVIISNCVINLAPDKENVFKEAFRVLKPEGAMYISDMVLLAEIPENLKNDKDLLTSCLAGALLKGEYLGLLKRAGFLVEVLNEDLDISKRQYNELPAESLKLKAWK from the coding sequence GTGGATGCAAGTGAAAAAAAGCAAGTAATTAAAGAGAAATACGGAAAAATAGCAATGTTAGGCGGGTCCTGTTGTTCGAGTGGATGTTGTGGTGATTCGAGTGCGATAGATCTGTCAAAATCCATTGGCTATTCTGACAATGATATCAACGCTGTTCCAGACGCAAATCTGGGTCTTGGTTGTGGAAATCCAACAGCTTTTGCAGAATTAAAACCAGGCGATGTTGTACTAGATCTCGGCTCAGGTGCAGGATTTGACTGTTTCCTTGCTGCACAGAAGGTCGGAAAATCAGGAAAGGTTATTGGAGTTGATATGACTCAGGCTATGGTCGAAAAGGCACAAGCAAACTCCCAAAAATACGGTTATACCAATGTCGAATTTCGTCTGGGAGATATAGAAGCTCTTCCGGTTGAAAACGGATCAGTGGATGTTATTATCAGTAATTGTGTGATCAATCTTGCTCCAGATAAAGAAAACGTTTTTAAAGAAGCCTTTAGAGTTTTGAAACCAGAAGGCGCAATGTATATTTCTGACATGGTTCTTCTGGCCGAGATTCCCGAAAATCTCAAGAATGACAAAGACCTGCTCACAAGCTGCCTTGCAGGTGCCTTGCTTAAGGGAGAGTATCTTGGGCTTTTAAAGAGAGCCGGATTTTTAGTTGAAGTTTTGAATGAAGATCTGGATATAAGCAAAAGACAATATAATGAGTTGCCTGCAGAGAGCTTAAAACTTAAAGCCTGGAAATAA
- a CDS encoding tetrahydromethanopterin S-methyltransferase subunit A: protein MTKRSFYMAWPITSGDYIVGDPKSPVAVVTLASDYRNLNLKNYAICGTCFTENFGIEKIIVNVLSNPRISCLIVCGKESEHFAGQSLLSLAENGVSTFGGSKKIIGSEGVIPYLNEIPATAISRFLREIEVIDLVGITDPSVIQQAIDSCSRKERSEAPELFMPEIDENSWKKYESQVKQNVMSKIKRG from the coding sequence ATTACTAAAAGGAGCTTTTACATGGCATGGCCTATAACTTCTGGCGATTATATAGTAGGAGACCCAAAATCTCCTGTGGCAGTAGTAACCCTTGCTTCTGATTATCGAAACTTGAATTTGAAAAACTACGCCATCTGCGGAACCTGTTTTACGGAAAATTTTGGGATTGAGAAGATAATAGTTAATGTGCTTTCAAATCCTCGCATCAGCTGCCTGATTGTCTGCGGGAAGGAAAGTGAACATTTTGCCGGGCAGTCCCTGCTGTCACTTGCCGAAAATGGGGTTTCGACTTTCGGAGGGTCAAAAAAGATTATCGGGTCCGAAGGAGTAATTCCTTACCTTAACGAAATTCCAGCGACTGCAATCTCTCGTTTTCTTAGGGAAATTGAAGTAATTGACCTCGTAGGGATAACCGACCCTTCGGTCATCCAGCAGGCAATAGATTCCTGTAGTAGAAAAGAAAGAAGCGAAGCTCCGGAGCTTTTCATGCCCGAAATTGATGAAAATAGCTGGAAGAAATATGAATCTCAGGTAAAGCAGAATGTAATGTCTAAAATTAAAAGAGGATAA
- a CDS encoding (Fe-S)-binding protein: protein MPGNPNEIKLVNNAMSNATRRKIMNFLVDGDRSTEEVAEAAGKTMLDFHLKLLQQANLIELVDGTVRLSEYGRNFLKGKEEKDTQKNTDLSQAKPVEIAEIRQLLPCIADSSKFRVIANMTPPLGGILKVFEPLFPRGRYSDKINALIMQKGEVLTTVYGTGKITMTMIKNEAEAREALESLRSIINEAIAKGVAPAPREKIRVEPMELYKYLPQTNCGKCGEQSCYTFAIKLMSGEASLDKCTSLKEPKYATNQEHLQVLSAYI from the coding sequence ATGCCTGGAAATCCGAATGAGATAAAACTTGTAAATAATGCTATGTCTAATGCCACCAGAAGGAAGATTATGAACTTTCTTGTAGATGGCGATAGAAGTACCGAAGAAGTCGCAGAAGCCGCAGGAAAAACAATGCTCGACTTTCATCTCAAACTCCTGCAACAGGCAAATCTGATTGAATTAGTAGACGGAACAGTCAGATTAAGTGAATACGGCAGAAATTTTCTGAAGGGCAAGGAAGAAAAAGATACTCAAAAAAACACCGATCTCTCTCAGGCAAAGCCTGTGGAGATTGCAGAAATTCGGCAGCTTTTACCCTGTATAGCAGACTCCTCAAAATTCAGGGTAATTGCAAATATGACTCCCCCGCTTGGTGGAATTCTCAAAGTTTTTGAACCTCTCTTTCCCAGAGGCAGATACTCGGACAAGATTAACGCCCTGATTATGCAAAAAGGAGAAGTTCTTACAACGGTTTACGGTACTGGAAAAATTACCATGACAATGATTAAAAACGAGGCAGAGGCCAGAGAAGCACTTGAAAGTCTTAGAAGTATCATCAATGAGGCTATTGCAAAGGGTGTTGCTCCGGCTCCTCGGGAAAAGATTCGGGTCGAACCCATGGAGCTTTACAAATACTTGCCTCAGACCAATTGCGGTAAATGCGGCGAACAGAGCTGTTATACTTTTGCCATAAAACTCATGAGCGGAGAAGCTTCCCTTGATAAGTGTACCTCGCTCAAGGAGCCGAAGTACGCAACCAACCAGGAACATTTGCAGGTTCTCAGTGCGTACATTTGA
- a CDS encoding co-chaperone YbbN: MKRLHRIPSKERTSFLSFPLIKSLSILAIFCLFLFSSGCTDLDDSGNEAEPAEVTKNISDSGSGMELIEVTNLSQIDKALKKGPVALKLGSKGCIPCGEQEEIFSELLPMYQDSASFMLIDIKQYPEFATEFGVRVIPDTCIITDIENGKYVYMRQDGSKSQERESARFLGVTDKETLSETLDKAIESKKTEG, encoded by the coding sequence ATGAAGCGATTGCATAGAATACCAAGTAAAGAACGAACTTCTTTTTTATCATTTCCTTTGATAAAATCGCTCTCGATTTTAGCGATTTTTTGTTTATTTCTCTTCAGCTCAGGTTGCACGGATCTTGATGATTCCGGCAATGAAGCAGAGCCTGCTGAAGTTACGAAGAACATTAGCGATTCAGGTAGTGGAATGGAATTAATCGAAGTTACGAACCTGAGTCAGATTGATAAAGCTCTCAAAAAAGGTCCTGTTGCGCTGAAACTTGGTTCAAAGGGTTGTATTCCCTGTGGAGAACAGGAAGAGATATTCTCAGAGCTACTCCCAATGTATCAGGATTCTGCCTCATTTATGCTTATTGATATCAAACAGTATCCCGAGTTCGCAACAGAATTTGGAGTAAGAGTTATTCCGGATACCTGTATTATTACGGATATAGAAAATGGAAAATACGTTTATATGCGGCAGGATGGCAGCAAAAGCCAAGAAAGAGAAAGCGCAAGATTCCTGGGTGTTACCGACAAAGAAACCCTTTCAGAAACTCTTGACAAAGCTATTGAATCCAAGAAAACAGAGGGTTAA
- a CDS encoding helix-turn-helix transcriptional regulator has product MSDEENIQLFKALSEDTRYRIIKALLEAECKCKENNCSDCKGEICACKIPELIGRTQSNTSMHLAKLQDWGIIKVRKEGKMRLYSIENDKIRKLLKVLEE; this is encoded by the coding sequence ATGAGTGATGAAGAAAATATCCAGCTTTTCAAGGCACTGAGCGAAGATACAAGGTACAGAATTATCAAGGCTCTTCTTGAGGCAGAGTGCAAATGCAAAGAGAATAATTGCAGTGACTGCAAAGGAGAGATATGCGCCTGCAAGATCCCAGAACTCATTGGTAGAACTCAGTCAAATACCTCAATGCACCTTGCAAAATTGCAGGACTGGGGAATAATTAAAGTGAGAAAAGAAGGGAAGATGAGGCTCTATTCCATAGAAAACGATAAAATCAGGAAACTTCTGAAAGTCCTTGAAGAATAA